The DNA segment TGCACGGTCGGCTCTCTCAACCTCGATGATACCCCTTTCAGCCAGGGCGCGTGCGGCAAAACCGGAAGTCTTGATCAATGCCATCATGACAAAATACGCCACGAACACGATCAGCGGAGCCCACTTGAAATACTTTTTCTGATTCACAGCAAGCACGTTGTTTATGATGTGCGGCGCCGAAGCCAGACCCATTATCAGCAGCATGCACAGCGAAAGTGCAAAGAAGGGCGTCATGAACGAGTGGGCATTCGCCGGCGGAAACTCCTGCGGATAAGCTGCCTTGAGCATGTTCGGATCGAGCTTTGCAAGCACACTATTAAAGTCCGGAGCCTTCGAGATTATAAGTGGGCAGATGATCAACACGCCGATCAGCATGAGAATGACCTGTAAAGAGGCAATGGAAGCGATCGCACGCAACCCACCCAGCAGAACGTAAGACATGGTGATCAGGGCCCCGATTATCAATGCCCATTGATACGGCAGGCCCAGCATCCAGCTCAGTATGAATCCCACCGCGGTAAACTGCCCGATCAGGTAAACGATCGATACGAAGCCGACCGTAATGGAGGACAGCAGCCGCATCGAGCCTTCGCTCTCGTACCGTTCGCAAAAATAATCTTCGATCGTCTGGTATTCGCGATTCGATGCGATACGGCTCAGTTTCGCCCCGAAGAATATCAGACAGAAGCTGCAGCTCAACGGAACGGCAAGCTGTTCCCAGAAGGTTGGCCAGCCCGCGGTATATCCCAGTCCGCTCACGCCCAGTATCGTCATGCCGCTTGCAGCCGAGCCCATCAAAAGCAAAACGAACGACCAGAATTTGAGACCCCGGCCGGCGAGCATGTAATCGGAACTCGTTTTGATCTTACGTGAGTTCCACACCCCCAGAAAGATCAAGATTGCGAAATAGCCGCAAACAGTGACTACCGTCAGAACGCGATGTTCGTCCACAATGGCCTCCTCGCTTATTTGTAGTGTATTGCCCAGGCTGTCAGGGCGATGACGACAAGAGCCGCCGCACTGCCGAATACGATCAACGGTTGGGTAGGCACGATCTGCGAAAGAAGAGTGACCATTACAGACCCTCCACTTCTTCCTGATTGATTATCTTAATGCCGTTCTGCTGAAGTATCTTCTGTGCCCGGTCCGTGTCTTCAAACCGGAAAACCATCAAAGCCTTGTCGGTGAACTTTTCGACAAAGCCGTACATGTATTCGATGTTGACGTCATTGTCCGAAAGGGTCTTCAGTATTTTAGCAAGTCCGCCCGGCTCGTCCGCGACTTCTGCGACGACGACGGAAGTGATATTCGCTACAAAGCCGTTATCCTTGAGAACCTCGACGGCCTGCTCAGCCTTGTCGACCACGATCCGCAATACGCCGAATGTCTCCGTCTCCGCGATCGTGCAAGCGCGAATGTTTACGCCGTTCTGTCCGAGTATGGAGCATGCGTCGAATAGTCTGCCTTTGCGGTTTTCAAGAAAGACTGAAATCTGTTTGATCTTCATGCGGCCTCCTCTATGCGTTTCGTTTGTCGACAACTCTTTTGGCCTTGCCCATGCTTCTTTCGATAGTCTTGGGCTCTACCAGTTTTACGGTCACTCCAATACTGAGAATCGATTCGATCTCTTTTTTGATCTTCGTCTCGAGACCGTGAAGCTGCTTGATCTCGTCGCTGAATCTTTTTTCGTCGAGCTCCACCAGAATGTCCACCTTGTCCAGACTGTGCTTTTCACGGTCGATAACGATCTGGTAGTGCGGCCCGATACCTTCCATACCCACCAGCACATGCTCGATCTGCGACGGGAAGACGTTGATGCCCCGTACAACGATCATGTCATCCGTCCTGCCCTTGATCTTCGACACACGCGGACTCGTTCGACCACATTCACACTTTTCATAATTGACGCTGACAATGTCCCGTGTCCTGTACCGCAGAAGGGGAATGCCCTCTTTAGTCAGAGTGGTGATCACCAGTTCACCGTCCTCACCAGGCTCAACCTGCTCACCCGTCTCAGGGTCGATGATCTCCGGGTAGAACACATCCGAGAATATATGCAGGCCGTCTTTGTACGTGCATTCCTGCGACACGCCCGGCCCGATGATCTCGGACAAGCCGTAAACATCCGTCGCGATCAGACCGAGCGAATCCTCGATCTCGTTTCGCATTGACTCGCTCCACGGCTCCGCGCCGAATATGCCGATCTCCCAACTGCTCTCACGCGGATCCAGCCCAGCTTCCTTAGCCGCCTCAGCCATGTAAAGTGCATAGCTCGGTGTACAGGCAAGAATCCGCGGCTGGAAGTCCTGCATGATCTTTAGCTGCCTTGCAGTCTGACCCGAAGATGTGGGAATTACCGTCAGCCCCATCTCCAGAGCTCCATAGTGGAAACCAAGCCCGCCGGTAAACAGACCATAGCCGTACGCGATCTGTATTATGTCGCCCGGCTCTCCGCCCGCACAGCACAGAGCACGTGCCATAACGTTCGACCACAACGCGACATCCTTGCGAGTATAACCTACCAGCGTCGGATTGCCGGTCGTACCGCTGGAGACATGTATCTCAGCGATTTCTTTCTGCGGTTTGGAAAACAGACCATACGGATAACTGTCCCGCATGTCCATTTTGGTAGTGAAGGGGAGCTTCGTAATGTCGGATATGTCGTTTATCGTATCCGGCGTCACTCCGCTACTGTCCAATCTCTCTTTGTAGATCGGATTGTTTTCATAGACGTAAGTGACCAGTTCCTTAAGGCGTTGCGACTGCAGCTTGCTGAGCTGCTCCTGGTCCATGCATTCTACGTGTTTTTCCCAAATCACTCTTGGCTAATCCTCCGTCCTTCCATGAAGACCCTAGTGTTTTCTTCGAGGTACTTCGCGGCAAAAACCTTGGCGATCGCTGCCAGCCAGTGTTCCTCGGCAATGTCGCTGATCTTGGCAGAGAGGACACCGACCAAAAACGTATTCAGATACCTGGGGTTTTCGATCACATCTTCCGCCTTGGACAGATACCCAGCCAGATCAACACCGTCCGGCTTGAGAAAGACCTTCAGGCGGTTGTGCTCGTCTTCATGGAAGCAGACGAGGTAGTCCGCCCGGCCTTCTGCAACCAGAGGCGAATTCACTTCCTCGCCGAACCGCACATGCGATTCAACCGACCCGCCTCTTTGCGCCATGCCGTGAACCTCGCTCTTTTTAACGTGAAACCCGGCCAACGCAGCCGCCCAGCCGCAAATCTCTGAAGCCTTGACCACACCCTGGCCGCCGATTCCACCCAACGTTATATTCTGAACATTAGTGCTCATAAGTTTCCTGCTCTTTATTTGATAAGCTTACATGGATGTTTTGCGATAATGACCGAAAGTGCATCCTCGGTAACCCGTTTTTCGACAAGTGCGTCAAATTCCTTGCGGTTCGTTGGATCGATCACATCTACGTTATCAGCACCGCAGCTCTTGCAAAGTGCCTCCAGGTCCAGCAGCTTGGTCCGCTCATTACGGATCGTCAGACCCGTCGCGGGGTTCTGCTGTCCACCCGTCATCGCGGTAATCGAATTGTCCACGATCATTATAACGCCCTTCGAGCCGTTGTAAGCGGCATTGATAAGCCCCGTTACGCCCGAATGCACGAACGTTGAGTCTCCCACCACGCCTAGTATCTTCTCGTTCGGATGCGCCTTGCGGAGCCCTTCGTTAAAGGTCACGCCCGCACCCATGCAAACGCACGTATGCATCGCAGAAGTCGGCGGCAGAGACGCAAGCGTATAACAGCCAATATCGCCAGCGACGTATATATTGTGCTTTTTGAGCGTTGCGAACGAGAACCAGTGTGGGCAGCCCGGACACAAACGCGGTGGCCGTTTCGCAACTGCCGCCGGTGCGGGCCGTTTCTTGCCCTCGACGACGTCCTTCATAACGTCCGGCGTGAGCTCACCCGTCTGGAATGTCGCATCCTTGGTCTCAAACTCCAGCCCCATAGCCGCCAGATGCGTCTCAAAGAACGGATCGAGCTCTTCGACAACAACCAGCTTATCCACAGAATCCGCAAACTCCCTGATCTTATCGTCACAGAACGGATACGAAAAGCCGAGCTTCAGATACGAAGCATCGGGGTATTCTTCTTTAAGGTAATGATACGGAATGCTCGAGGTTAAAAACCCAACCGACTTGTCATTGATGGTGATTTCGTTCAGATCCGTCGTCTCGGCAAAGTCCTTCAGCTTGCCAAGCCGTTCCTCCACCACCACATGCCTCTTGCGTGCGAACGCCGGTATCATCACGTATTTCTTCTCGTCATATGACAGCGGGGCGGTCTCCTTTTCGACACGTTTACCCAGCACCATATCTTCCTTGGTGTGCGAAATACGCGTGGTCATCCTCACGATCACAGGCGTATCGAATTCTTCGCTGATATCGAATGCCCTCGCAACGTGTTCCTTCGCCTCGCTCGGGCTCGAAGGTTCCAGCATCGGCATCTTCGAATACAGGCTGACCCAGCGGGTGTCCTGCTCGTTCTGCGAAGAGTGCATCCCCGGATCATCGCAGACCACGATGACAAAGCCGGCGTTGATACCGGTATAAGACGATGTCATCAGCGGGTCCATAGCAACGTTCAGCCCTACATGCTTGCATGCATAAAGGCTCCTCACGCCGCCAACTGCCGCACCGAGTGCAACTTCATAGGCCACTTTTTCATTTACTGACCACTGGGCATCGATTTCTGGGAACTCCGCTATCGCTTCGAGGATCTCGGTCGAGGGAGTGCCCGGATATGCACAAGCAACCTGCATGCCTGCTTCGTATGCGCCGAAGGCCACCGCTTCGTTTCCTGAGAGGAACGCTTTTTCCATTTTGATCTTTTCCTTAGTCATAATTGGTGTGATAATACTAATCTGGGCGTTTCATGTCAACAGAAATTCGAGCACCGGCCAAAGCTGGGGTGCATCACAATATTTAGGCACAGTCTTTTATAGCATATTCCCATAAATCGCTGTGCAGTGCGGTTCTGACTTCCAGCATAGCGGATGCTCCTTGTCGGCTCCACCGCATCCCTGAGCTCTTCAGGCGGGCCTGCACAACGGTTTTGCATGAACTTTCTATCGGTCCGCTGTCCACGCGAAGCCCCATAGCCAGCAATTTCGGATAGTCGATCCGCTCAATCCGCCGAGACAGGAAGTTGATCAGCTTCGACAAGGCCTCGGCGTCTTCGCTGCTCGCAACCCGGCTTTTGCTGATTCGCAAGCTCCTGATCAGTTTTTTGGGCCCCTTATCTCGAAGTACATGACAGTATTTGCTTCGCCAGCGATTGCTCCTCTTCGAATTTTCACCGTAAAGCAAACTGGCACACTCGCCAATGTGCTGACAGCAGTGCCAGTAATCAACTACTTGTTTTGCATTAGGAAGATTGCTTTTTATATGCCTGTGAAAACCTTCCGCACCGTCCATTAAAAACGTCATGTCTTTGGCTTTCGATGCTCCAATCCGAATCGCCTCACGACGGGCAAGAGAGCCGAACTGCTTGATCGGACCGAGCACAGCACGATGGCTGACCTTACTACAGGCGTCATCCTCGTAACGCAGAAGTTTGACTTCCTTCCACCCTTCACGACGTACGTTTATCAACACTCCGTCGGCATAGCCATACAGCTTACTGCCGGCAATTTCGTCCCACTTCCGGTCGTCGCTGCTGCAATCACGGTTTTGTCTGATAGAGCCTGAAACCGCCAATATCCGCCTTCTCAGCGATTCGTGAGATATATGAATACTGAAGTCTTGACGCAAAAATCGGCTAACCTCTTTATAAGGGCCACTTGCCGTATGACGCAATACCAGCTCGTTGGCGATCCGGCTGTATTTGCGGCCGCTGCTGACAAGATTGCTGATCGGCTTGCTGCTGCCGCAACTGCAATGATAATAAGTGCCGGTAAGACTTATATTGCCACGCTTGGTGATGAACTCGTAGGATTTGCTGCCCTTGTGTCTCATTTTTTTTTACACTTGCCGCAACGCCGGTAGTCCGAATCAGTCTGGGATTTTTCCAATGCCGTCTGGATAGCCTTTCGCTGCACATCCTTGAGTAAAGGCTCAAGCGTTCTGACGATCTGATCATCGCTGACATCCAGCAACGTCCCATTAGCCGCGGAATCGAGCTCGTCGTGGAGCTCCTGGCAACCCTTGCGAAATTCGGCAACCGCTTCTTCAATCCAATCCTGCTGTGACATGATATACCTCGAAAAATAACCTTTTCTCTAAGTTATACCATATCCAAAATGTTCGCGCCACCTTTTTTTGATGCACCCCAAAGCTGAGTCGGGAAATCTACCCAAAAACTGCGATTCATGATTCGTTGACAAACAGCCGGGCTTGAGAAAGAATGTCTGTTTGTCAATTTACGGAGGTTTAGATGGACAACGCGATCGAAGATGCTCGCCAATTATTGGATCTGCTCAAGAAAGCGAACCGGACAGTGGTTCTCACCGGCGCTGGTGTGTCAACCGCCTCCGGCATACCGGATTTTCGCGGTCCCAGCGGACTGTACGCTACGGTCTCACAGCGGGTGTTCGAGGTGGATTTTCTGCTCTCATCCCCAGAAGAATACTACAAGATAGCATACGAGTACATCCATCCGCTCGTGGATAAGGAGCCGAACATCGCACATCGAGCACTCGCCGAACTCGAAAAGGCGGGGCTGATTTCTGCAATAATCACGCAGAATATCGACGGCCTGCACCAAAAGGCCGGTTCACAAGATGTAATAGAGTTTCACGGAAACGTCACCACATTCCGGTGCGTCGACTGCAGCAGGGCGTTTAACAGAACGCGGGTAGACGAAATGATCGTCACTGACGGGGTGCCGATGTGTCAGTGCGGCGGTCTGATACGTCCAGACCTCGTTTTTTTCGGTGACCTCATACCCGAGGACGCGATTAGTCGTTCCCAGGAGCTGGCGACAACCTGTGACGTCCTGCTCATTATGGGAACGTCCCTCGCGGTTTACCCCGCAGCAAGCATCCCGGTGCTTGCCGATCAAAGCGGCGCTAAGATCGTGATCGTCAACAAGGGCCCTACTGAGCTGGATCATATAGCTGACTATCGCTACGAAGTGGGGCTGGAGGCGTTCTCCCAGGCATTGATGGAGCTGATACAGCCGAAGTGAGGTTAAACACCATCAGGTGCGTTAATCCGTCCCCAGTTCAGCATCGATTGTTTGCAGATAGTCATCGATCTTGCCGGCAAGCGTGTCCGACAGTTCCATGCCGTCCTCAACTGCCGCAGGCTCGATACCGAAAAAGACGACCTCATCCGGAGCTTCACCCAACTGTTCCGACAGTTCGATCACCTTGAGAATGTCCACCTCGTGCAGGGACAGGTGTGAGAGTTTTTTGATGCTTTTGACCTCGTCCGCCGTGAAGCGTTTTATCGTGCCCGGCTCAGTTCCCATGAATGCGCAGTCTATAAGCACAGCCTTCTTTCTTCCGGAGATGTAATGCAAAAGCTGCATCCCCCCCGTGCCTGCATCGATGAAATCTACATCCGGGTGTTCATCCTGCTTTTTAGTGAGGTATTCGATAAGCGTGATGCCGATGCCTTCGTCGCACATCAGCGGATTTCCCAATCCTATTACTATCGTATCTTTGCCCATTGTGAGCCCCGAGAGAAATAATCGCAACAAAATGGCCGGAAAGGGATCAGTATTCAAATATTTGCTCCCATTGCCGGACTCGCCAGCCGCATAATTTCACAGTTCGCCGAGAATGGACTCTCCAAAAAGTTCGTCGGAGGCGCGGCTGTTAAATTATGCGGCGGTCCAATTGAATGCTATACTATTATATGTGTTGAAAAAAAACAGGCCCCGTCTCTCCTCCGCCTCCTCCAAGGCAAAAGGGACGGGACCTGAAATTGTGAGTCGATCTGTTTAGCGTACGAATTCTACGTCAAGGAAGTGGGTTGAACAGGAGATACACGGATCATACGCACGAACCAGCATTTCCAGTCCCTGGCGGAGATTGTCCTCGCCAGACTCGAGATTCTCGGGTACGAACTTCTCAAAGTCCTTCTGGATATTTGCGTGGTTCTGGTTAGTCGGGATACACATGTTGCCCCAGGTGCATTCGAAGTTTTCGTCAAACTCGTATGCGTGGAACAGTATGCCGCGAGGAGCCTCGACAGCTGCATAACCTCTGCCAGGCTTAGGCGAGATATTCGGACGCTCGTCCTCGATGCCCTTGCTCAGGATCTTGTCGATCAGCTCGATTGAGTGCTCAACGACATGTGCAGCCTCTGCAAGCTGTGCAATATTGTTCATGAACGGATTGCAGCAGCCCTTCTTCAGACCAAACATGCCTGCTACTTCCTTACCCAGAGGGCTCAGGTACTCGGCATTGTTGTTGTAACGTGCCAGGGCACCGACCATGTAAGTTTCGCGGTTCCACTTCGCCCATTTAGCTGTGGACTGGTCAACGACATACTCGTTAGCAACACTTTCCCACTCACTGACAGGCTTGACAGTACCCTCGGTCGACGCTATATCGCCGTGATAGAAGGTATACGTCTTGTCCTGCTTGAGCGAGACGTACTCAGTATCGCGTTCGAAGTTCGGCAGATTGCCCGCTACACTTGCCACAACGTCACAGATCGTCTGCAGCGGCTTTACTTGTGCCTTCAGCGTATCCTGAAGCTGCCTGAGTTCCTTTTCACTCGGCACCTTCGAAAATCCGCCCGGCACCAGTGTGATCGGGTGCGTGATCCTGCCCGCCAGCAGCTCGGACATCTGGTTTGCTACGCGGTGAACGCCGATAATCGTCTTCACAGCCTCCGGAGCCTTTCCAACCAGCGGTACAACCGATGGAGCGTTGAACAGGTCCGGAGCTACCAGGTAGCCGACGTGCAGAACGTGGCTCTGGAGCTGTTCCGAGTAGTGCATCAGAAGACGCAGCATGTCGGTCTGTTCCGATATGTCGATGCTCAGTGCATCCTCGACAGCCTTGATGGCTACGAGTGAGTGACTGATCGAACATATCCCGCAGATCCTGCTGACGATCGTCTGAATATCATCGAATTTTCTTCCCCGCACCATCGCTTCGAAGAAACGCGGCGCTTCGGGAACCTGCCATTGAACTTTTTCCACTGTGCCGTCACTAGCGTTTACGACAATATTGCCGTGCCCCTCGACACGTGTCATGTGATGTACATTTATATTTACATTACTCATATTGTAGGTCCTTGCTTACTTCCGAACAATACCATTCTGCTTTTCAGGTCCTCTACGGTAAGATCGTATTTGTCCATGATCTCTTTCGCGGCGTCGACATTGGGGTTGTCAACATAGCCCCTACAGCCGAAGCATCTGTAACCTGCCGAAGGACACTTCGCTCCGCAGCCTGCACGGATGATCGGTCCCAGGCACAGCTCGCCGTACTCGTAGCGACATACGTTTTCTTTCGCCTTGCATTCTACGCAAACCGGATAATCCGGGATGACGGGCTTTTTGCCCATCAGCAGACAGCGGACTACATACGCGAATTCCTCGTTGTTCATCGGACAGCCGTGTATCTTGTAGTCTACTTCTACCACCTCGTCGAGCGCCTTCGTCATCTCGGTATCTACGTGCGGCTTGTCAGCCGAATCAGCGTAGACACATTTTTTGACGTCCTTGAGATCGAAATTGTTCTTGAGCTTGTTGATCCCGCCGATAGTCGCACATGCACCGATCGCGATCAGAACCTTTGCCCGGCTTCTTATGATCTCCAGGCGTTTCTCATCTTCGGGCCTGGTTATCGAACCTTCGATGATCGCGATATCATATTCGTGACTTTTTTCGCTCATTGCCTCCCGCCATTCGACAACGTCGACAGCGCCGATGAGATCGAGGATCGTCTCCTCTAAATTCACTATCTGGAGCTGACAACCTTCGCAGCAGGCAAAATCAAAAATTGCTACTTT comes from the Anaerohalosphaera lusitana genome and includes:
- a CDS encoding transposase, with protein sequence MRHKGSKSYEFITKRGNISLTGTYYHCSCGSSKPISNLVSSGRKYSRIANELVLRHTASGPYKEVSRFLRQDFSIHISHESLRRRILAVSGSIRQNRDCSSDDRKWDEIAGSKLYGYADGVLINVRREGWKEVKLLRYEDDACSKVSHRAVLGPIKQFGSLARREAIRIGASKAKDMTFLMDGAEGFHRHIKSNLPNAKQVVDYWHCCQHIGECASLLYGENSKRSNRWRSKYCHVLRDKGPKKLIRSLRISKSRVASSEDAEALSKLINFLSRRIERIDYPKLLAMGLRVDSGPIESSCKTVVQARLKSSGMRWSRQGASAMLEVRTALHSDLWEYAIKDCA
- a CDS encoding sodium:solute symporter family protein, with amino-acid sequence MDEHRVLTVVTVCGYFAILIFLGVWNSRKIKTSSDYMLAGRGLKFWSFVLLLMGSAASGMTILGVSGLGYTAGWPTFWEQLAVPLSCSFCLIFFGAKLSRIASNREYQTIEDYFCERYESEGSMRLLSSITVGFVSIVYLIGQFTAVGFILSWMLGLPYQWALIIGALITMSYVLLGGLRAIASIASLQVILMLIGVLIICPLIISKAPDFNSVLAKLDPNMLKAAYPQEFPPANAHSFMTPFFALSLCMLLIMGLASAPHIINNVLAVNQKKYFKWAPLIVFVAYFVMMALIKTSGFAARALAERGIIEVERADRAFIQAVEFIFRDMPFVSILAGTVVLAAVMTTTDRLMLTIGNCISWDIYKKFIHRTASDQLVNLINRATVFVTTVLAVVVALYPPKLLAFLIWAAVGVMFSAFTVPLLGGLYWKRGTREGCITAMAAGFISALVFAAMGKGLFPGINPVPMPVHFSLFSFGVSLVSYVLVSLATKKPNDKVLEITETGLFIEQKTCKYHSGTNESKQQAEAI
- a CDS encoding ACT domain-containing protein, encoding MKIKQISVFLENRKGRLFDACSILGQNGVNIRACTIAETETFGVLRIVVDKAEQAVEVLKDNGFVANITSVVVAEVADEPGGLAKILKTLSDNDVNIEYMYGFVEKFTDKALMVFRFEDTDRAQKILQQNGIKIINQEEVEGL
- a CDS encoding 2-oxoacid:acceptor oxidoreductase family protein, with protein sequence MSTNVQNITLGGIGGQGVVKASEICGWAAALAGFHVKKSEVHGMAQRGGSVESHVRFGEEVNSPLVAEGRADYLVCFHEDEHNRLKVFLKPDGVDLAGYLSKAEDVIENPRYLNTFLVGVLSAKISDIAEEHWLAAIAKVFAAKYLEENTRVFMEGRRISQE
- a CDS encoding Ni/Fe hydrogenase subunit alpha encodes the protein MSNVNINVHHMTRVEGHGNIVVNASDGTVEKVQWQVPEAPRFFEAMVRGRKFDDIQTIVSRICGICSISHSLVAIKAVEDALSIDISEQTDMLRLLMHYSEQLQSHVLHVGYLVAPDLFNAPSVVPLVGKAPEAVKTIIGVHRVANQMSELLAGRITHPITLVPGGFSKVPSEKELRQLQDTLKAQVKPLQTICDVVASVAGNLPNFERDTEYVSLKQDKTYTFYHGDIASTEGTVKPVSEWESVANEYVVDQSTAKWAKWNRETYMVGALARYNNNAEYLSPLGKEVAGMFGLKKGCCNPFMNNIAQLAEAAHVVEHSIELIDKILSKGIEDERPNISPKPGRGYAAVEAPRGILFHAYEFDENFECTWGNMCIPTNQNHANIQKDFEKFVPENLESGEDNLRQGLEMLVRAYDPCISCSTHFLDVEFVR
- a CDS encoding SIR2 family NAD-dependent protein deacylase; its protein translation is MDNAIEDARQLLDLLKKANRTVVLTGAGVSTASGIPDFRGPSGLYATVSQRVFEVDFLLSSPEEYYKIAYEYIHPLVDKEPNIAHRALAELEKAGLISAIITQNIDGLHQKAGSQDVIEFHGNVTTFRCVDCSRAFNRTRVDEMIVTDGVPMCQCGGLIRPDLVFFGDLIPEDAISRSQELATTCDVLLIMGTSLAVYPAASIPVLADQSGAKIVIVNKGPTELDHIADYRYEVGLEAFSQALMELIQPK
- a CDS encoding hydrogenase maturation protease; the encoded protein is MGKDTIVIGLGNPLMCDEGIGITLIEYLTKKQDEHPDVDFIDAGTGGMQLLHYISGRKKAVLIDCAFMGTEPGTIKRFTADEVKSIKKLSHLSLHEVDILKVIELSEQLGEAPDEVVFFGIEPAAVEDGMELSDTLAGKIDDYLQTIDAELGTD
- a CDS encoding cytochrome B → MDKPKVAIFDFACCEGCQLQIVNLEETILDLIGAVDVVEWREAMSEKSHEYDIAIIEGSITRPEDEKRLEIIRSRAKVLIAIGACATIGGINKLKNNFDLKDVKKCVYADSADKPHVDTEMTKALDEVVEVDYKIHGCPMNNEEFAYVVRCLLMGKKPVIPDYPVCVECKAKENVCRYEYGELCLGPIIRAGCGAKCPSAGYRCFGCRGYVDNPNVDAAKEIMDKYDLTVEDLKSRMVLFGSKQGPTI
- a CDS encoding thiamine pyrophosphate-dependent enzyme, with protein sequence MEKAFLSGNEAVAFGAYEAGMQVACAYPGTPSTEILEAIAEFPEIDAQWSVNEKVAYEVALGAAVGGVRSLYACKHVGLNVAMDPLMTSSYTGINAGFVIVVCDDPGMHSSQNEQDTRWVSLYSKMPMLEPSSPSEAKEHVARAFDISEEFDTPVIVRMTTRISHTKEDMVLGKRVEKETAPLSYDEKKYVMIPAFARKRHVVVEERLGKLKDFAETTDLNEITINDKSVGFLTSSIPYHYLKEEYPDASYLKLGFSYPFCDDKIREFADSVDKLVVVEELDPFFETHLAAMGLEFETKDATFQTGELTPDVMKDVVEGKKRPAPAAVAKRPPRLCPGCPHWFSFATLKKHNIYVAGDIGCYTLASLPPTSAMHTCVCMGAGVTFNEGLRKAHPNEKILGVVGDSTFVHSGVTGLINAAYNGSKGVIMIVDNSITAMTGGQQNPATGLTIRNERTKLLDLEALCKSCGADNVDVIDPTNRKEFDALVEKRVTEDALSVIIAKHPCKLIK
- a CDS encoding phenylacetate--CoA ligase family protein encodes the protein MIWEKHVECMDQEQLSKLQSQRLKELVTYVYENNPIYKERLDSSGVTPDTINDISDITKLPFTTKMDMRDSYPYGLFSKPQKEIAEIHVSSGTTGNPTLVGYTRKDVALWSNVMARALCCAGGEPGDIIQIAYGYGLFTGGLGFHYGALEMGLTVIPTSSGQTARQLKIMQDFQPRILACTPSYALYMAEAAKEAGLDPRESSWEIGIFGAEPWSESMRNEIEDSLGLIATDVYGLSEIIGPGVSQECTYKDGLHIFSDVFYPEIIDPETGEQVEPGEDGELVITTLTKEGIPLLRYRTRDIVSVNYEKCECGRTSPRVSKIKGRTDDMIVVRGINVFPSQIEHVLVGMEGIGPHYQIVIDREKHSLDKVDILVELDEKRFSDEIKQLHGLETKIKKEIESILSIGVTVKLVEPKTIERSMGKAKRVVDKRNA